The genomic segment TCCATCCTGAGTCACGCGAGCAGGCAAACGGCCACGGCACTTTTCGAAAGCGGCTGGCTTGCCCAGGCTGGTCTAGGCTGCCGGTGTGCGGTGCGCCTCACGGCGGATGTGATCAGCCAGGCCGCACGCACTCTCCGAGCAGACCCATGGCATCGCGTAACTGCGCATCGGAGAGGTAGGGTGCGGGGCCGAGGCGGAGGACCTCGCCCCGATAGTCCGTATGGACGCCGCGGCGGCGCAGTGCGCCGCACAGCTCGGCGGCGCGGGGCGCGCGCAGTGCCAGGAAGCCGCCGATCCCGGAGAGCTCGAGGGAGCGGTCTCGGTCGATGACCCTGGGATCGAGGTCAAGCCCGTCGAACTCGCGCGCCAAGACCCCCATCTGGTGCTGGCTGACCTCCCGTAGCAATTGGGGGGTGAGCCCCTGCCCATCGAAGAAGTCGAAGACCGCGGCGGCGCGGTAATGGCTGGTGGGGTCGTAGGTCGCGCCGGCGAAGCGGTCCGGCCCGCGGCCGTAGGCGACCCGGCCCTCGCGTCCGGCCGAGGTGAGCGCGGTGAATTCACTGAACCACCCGGTGATCACCGGACGCAGCTCCGTCCCCGGCGCCACGCGCAGAAATGCATTCCCCTCGCCCAACTGGCAGTACTTGTAGCCGCCGCCTGTGACGAAGGCATCCTCCAGACCCTCCGCCCGCATCGAGAACGGCACCACATCCAGCTGGTGGTAGGCGTCCACCAGCAGCGCCGCGCTGGCGCGCCGGCACGCCTCGGCCAGTTGGCCCAGCCCACGCACGATGCGGGCACTGAGGAACAGAACCGAGGAGATGAGGACGGCGGCGGTGCGCCCGTCGACCGCCGCAGCGGCGCGCTCCGCCAGGCTTGTGACCGGCTCCGCCGGCAGCTTCACCACTTCGATCCCCTGCTCCGCCAGCCGGTCCAGCTGCCGGCGGATGCTATGGAACTCGGCGTCGCTCGTGAGCAGCCGGGGCCGGTCGCCGAGCGGCAGTGCCGAGAGGAAGCGCACCACCAGCTCGTGGGTGTTCGCGCCCAGGGCGATGTTCGCGGCGGCGTCGTCCAACAGCCGCGCGTAGCCCTGGCGCACCCGTTCCGCCTGCGCGAAGGCATGCTCCCACTTCTCGTCCACCCAGCGGGCGGCGTCCAGCCAGGCCTGCTGCTGGGCTTCGAAGCCCGCGTCGGGCCACGCCTGGTGCGAGTGTCCGGTAAGCAGCAGCCGGTTGGCCACGTCGAAGCGGGAGTAGTGCGACGCGAGGGCGTTGGGCGAGGCGTAGAGCGCCTCCACTGTGAGCATCGTGTCAACACTCCAATCGTTTGGCGGATGCACCTGGATGCTTGAACACATCCTCACGGGCCTGGATAGGAGATCCCTCGACCCCGGCGCGGAGCTTATCCTGAGCCCTTCGACTGCGCTCAGGGCAGGCCCTTCGACCCTGCTCAGGGCAGGCTCCGTCGAAGGACGCCTCCGCTCGGGATGACAGCAAGACGGTCATCAGGTGACAGCAAGACGGTCATTCGGAGGCTGAGGCAACGAACCGCGGCTCGGGGATAACAGGTGCGCTCACAGCTCCGAGCGGATCTCCCACAGGTCGGGGAAGGCGCGCCGGTTGAGCGTGGTGTGCAGGTAGGCCGCGCCGCTGGTGCCCCCCGTGCCCGGCTTCGCGCCAATGGTGCGCTCGACCATCTTGACATGACGGTAGCGCCACTCCTGCATCCCCTCGTCGAGGTCGACGAAGCGCTCACACAGCTCGCTCACGGTCGGGTCGGTGCGGTAGATCTCGATGAAGATGCGTTGCAGCGCAGGCGAGGGCTGGACGGGCTGCCTGGAATCGCGCTCGAGCTGGTCCCGCGGGACGGCGTGTCCGCGCCGTGCCAGGTACTTCAGGAACGAGTCCCAGATGGTGGGCCGGCTATAGCGCTCCTCGAGGAAACGCCGCATCTCGCTGCCCTCCCGGTAGTGGATCACCGCGGACCAGCGCTTCTGGCCCAGCGCGAACTCGAGGGCGCGGAACTGGTGGGACTGGAACCCGCTACCCGTCTCGAGCCGGTCGCGGAAGACCAGGAACTCGAGCGGCGTCATGGTCTCGAGCACGTCGATCTGCGCGACCAGCACCTTGAGGATCGTGAGCACGCGCTTGAGCGTGTGCTGCGCGCGCGAGGTCTCGCCCGCCTCGAGCAGCTCCTGCAGGTGGTCCAGCTCGTGGAGGACCTCCTTGAACCACAGCTCGTAGACCTGATGGATGATGATGAAGAGGGTCTCGTCGTGCTCGGGGCCCTCGGACTGAGGGACCTGGAGCGAGAGCAGCTCGGGGAGCCTGAGGTAGCTCGAGTAGGTCAGGGGCATAGCGGGTTATTAGCGGGTTATTGGGGCTCGGGCTCCACGGCGGCTACGCCGACGCTGGGCTCGGGCTCGGAACCTCGAAGGAAGCTGTCGTTGCACTTCCGGCCGCAGTCGCGGCCTGGACGCCGGCACAGCCGGGACCTGCTCCGTGGAGCCCGAGCCCAGCGAAGCGGAGCCCGAGCCCGAGCCCGAGCCCTCACACGAACCTCGGGGTGTAGCGGTTCAACGTCGAGTACTGCGGCGGCCAGGGGTAGGGCCAGCCCATCTCGTAGGCCGCGTGGCGGGTCCAGTAGGGGTCCCACAGGTGTGCGCGCGCCAGCAGGCAGAGGTCGGCGCGGCCGGCGGCCAGGATTGTGTTCACATCGGTATACGACGAGATATTCCCGACCGCCATGGTCGGGATGCCCGCCTCGTGGCGGATCCGGTCACTGAACGGCGTCTGGAAGAGCCGGCCGTAGGCGGGGCGCTGCTCGGCCACGGTCTGACCCGCCGAGACATCGATGATGTCCGCGCCCTGCGCCTTGAACATGCGCGCGACCTCGACCGCCTCGGCGGAGTCCACGCCGCCGGGCACCCAATCCAGGGCCGAGATGCGCACCGACATGGGCTTGTGCTGCGGCCATGCCGCGCGGATGGCGGCGAAGACTTCGAGCGGGTAGCGCATCCGGTTCTCGAGCGTGCCGCCATATAGGTCCGTGCGCCGGTTGGTGAGCGGGGAGACGAAGCTGGCCAGTAGATAGCCGTGGGCGCAGTGCAGCTCGAGCCAGTCGAAGCCCGCCTCTTCCGCCATGTGCGCCGCTCGTACGTAATCGGCCTTCACCTGCTCCATGTCCTGCCGTTCCATCTCGCGGGGCACGGGGCTGTGCGGGAAGTAAGGGATCGCCGACGCCGAGACGATGGGCCAGCCACCCTCCTCGAGCGGCTCGTTGTCGCCCTCCCAGATCAGCCGGGTCGCACCCTTGCGGCCGGCGTGGCCGAGCTGGATCCCGATCCTGGCCTGGCTCGAGCGGTGCACGAAGTCGACGACGCGACGCCAGGCGCCCACGTGCTCCGGCTTGTACAGCCCCGCGCAGCCGGGCGAAATGCGCGCCTCCGGGCTGATGTCCGTCATCTCCGCCATGACCAGCGCCGCGCCGCCCATGGCGCGGCTGCCCAGGTGCACCAGGTGCCAGTCGCCCACCGTGCCATCCTCGGCCGTGTACTGGCACATGGGCGAGACGACCACGCGGTTGTGCAGCACCAGCTCCCGCACGCGGAAGGGGGTGAAGAGCGGTGGCGGCGCGCCCCGGCGCGGCACCAGAAGGGGCGCAGCGGCCGGCGGCAAGCGGGGCTCCGGCTCCTCGGGCGGCTCCTGCCGGTGGGGCACGGCCACTCCGCTCTGCCGCTCCGCCCCGGCGGCATACCACTCGTCCACGCGGGCAACGAAGGCGGGATCCCGCACCTCGAGGTTGGCGTGGGTGAGCCGCAGGCTGCGCGTGAGCAGTGAGAACGCGAACTGCAGCGGCTCCATCTCCATGTAGCGCTCGGTGTCCTCGAACCAGGAGAGCGAGACCTGCGCCGCGCGCTGCAGGCTCTCGACGGCGGGGCGCCGCGCCGCCTGGTACGCCGCCAGCGCGGCACACAGCTCCTGCTGCTCGCCCAGCGCCGCCGCCAGCGCGATGGCGTCCTCCATGGCCAGCTTGGTCCCGGAGCCGATCGAGAAGTGGGCCGTATGGGCCGCATCGCCCAGCAGCACCACGTTCTGGTGATGCCAGCACTCGTTCCGCACCGTGGCGAACTGGCGCCACAGCGAGCGGTTCTTGAGCAGCCGGTGCCCCTCGAGCTCCTCCGCGAAGAGCCGCTCGCAGAAGGCGATGGTCTCGTCCTCCGTGGCGCGGTCCAGGCCCGCGGCGCGCCAGGTGGCCTCCGTCGCCTCGACAATGAAGGTGGCGCACCCGCCCTCGTACTGATAGGCGTGCACGCGCCAGAGACCGTGCTGGTCGTACTTGAAGTAGAAGGTGAAAGCGGGGAACGGCCGCGTGCTGCCTAGCCAGACAAAGCGGTTGGGCCGGACATCGATGGTGGGGCGGAAGACGTCCTCGTGCCAGGCGCGCACCG from the Gemmatimonadota bacterium genome contains:
- a CDS encoding bifunctional salicylyl-CoA 5-hydroxylase/oxidoreductase; this encodes MGGGPAGLFFSILMKRADPRHQVVVFERNRLDDPFGFGVVFSDATGHGLAGADPETFAAMAERFAHWNEIDIHYRGQVLTSTGHGFSGLSRRALLEILARRAESLGVELRFQCQVSESAMLGGSDLIVAADGFNSTVRAWHEDVFRPTIDVRPNRFVWLGSTRPFPAFTFYFKYDQHGLWRVHAYQYEGGCATFIVEATEATWRAAGLDRATEDETIAFCERLFAEELEGHRLLKNRSLWRQFATVRNECWHHQNVVLLGDAAHTAHFSIGSGTKLAMEDAIALAAALGEQQELCAALAAYQAARRPAVESLQRAAQVSLSWFEDTERYMEMEPLQFAFSLLTRSLRLTHANLEVRDPAFVARVDEWYAAGAERQSGVAVPHRQEPPEEPEPRLPPAAAPLLVPRRGAPPPLFTPFRVRELVLHNRVVVSPMCQYTAEDGTVGDWHLVHLGSRAMGGAALVMAEMTDISPEARISPGCAGLYKPEHVGAWRRVVDFVHRSSQARIGIQLGHAGRKGATRLIWEGDNEPLEEGGWPIVSASAIPYFPHSPVPREMERQDMEQVKADYVRAAHMAEEAGFDWLELHCAHGYLLASFVSPLTNRRTDLYGGTLENRMRYPLEVFAAIRAAWPQHKPMSVRISALDWVPGGVDSAEAVEVARMFKAQGADIIDVSAGQTVAEQRPAYGRLFQTPFSDRIRHEAGIPTMAVGNISSYTDVNTILAAGRADLCLLARAHLWDPYWTRHAAYEMGWPYPWPPQYSTLNRYTPRFV
- a CDS encoding kynureninase, producing the protein MLTVEALYASPNALASHYSRFDVANRLLLTGHSHQAWPDAGFEAQQQAWLDAARWVDEKWEHAFAQAERVRQGYARLLDDAAANIALGANTHELVVRFLSALPLGDRPRLLTSDAEFHSIRRQLDRLAEQGIEVVKLPAEPVTSLAERAAAAVDGRTAAVLISSVLFLSARIVRGLGQLAEACRRASAALLVDAYHQLDVVPFSMRAEGLEDAFVTGGGYKYCQLGEGNAFLRVAPGTELRPVITGWFSEFTALTSAGREGRVAYGRGPDRFAGATYDPTSHYRAAAVFDFFDGQGLTPQLLREVSQHQMGVLAREFDGLDLDPRVIDRDRSLELSGIGGFLALRAPRAAELCGALRRRGVHTDYRGEVLRLGPAPYLSDAQLRDAMGLLGECVRPG
- a CDS encoding tryptophan 2,3-dioxygenase, whose protein sequence is MPLTYSSYLRLPELLSLQVPQSEGPEHDETLFIIIHQVYELWFKEVLHELDHLQELLEAGETSRAQHTLKRVLTILKVLVAQIDVLETMTPLEFLVFRDRLETGSGFQSHQFRALEFALGQKRWSAVIHYREGSEMRRFLEERYSRPTIWDSFLKYLARRGHAVPRDQLERDSRQPVQPSPALQRIFIEIYRTDPTVSELCERFVDLDEGMQEWRYRHVKMVERTIGAKPGTGGTSGAAYLHTTLNRRAFPDLWEIRSEL